One window of Aspergillus oryzae RIB40 DNA, chromosome 3 genomic DNA carries:
- a CDS encoding NAD-dependent succinate-semialdehyde dehydrogenase (NAD-dependent aldehyde dehydrogenases), with product MGHTVPPLKDQSLFIEKAYVNGEWVGAQSGETFEVHDPASGKLIGTCPEFNAADTEKAIQAATEAFPKFRTTLARERARMLRRWYQLMIDNAEDLATLITWENGKPLADAKGEVNYAAAFFEWFSEEAPRIYGDTIPSSVAGNRVMTLKQPVGVCSLITPWNFPAAMITRKAGPALAAGCTVVVKTPGETPFTANALAELAHRAGIPKGVFNIVTSLKNTPEVGEALTTHPEVRKVSFTGSTNVGKLLMKQSSSTVKKVSWELGGNAPFIVFDDVEDLDAAVAGAVASKFRSSGQTCVCANRIYVQRGIYDEFVKRFVEKVKGFKVGAGFEEGVTHGPVIHGRAIEKIDEHVRDAESKGAKVAVGGRKLSDLGPNFYDMTVLTDMNKDMLVASEETFGPVAGLFPFETEKEVVDLANRAEVGLAGYFFSGNVKRIFRVAEALEVGMVGVNTGLISDVASPFGGVKQSGFGREGSKYGIDEFLTIKSVTFGGMGEPLQS from the exons ATGGGCCATACGGTGCCGCCG CTGAAAGATCAATCTCTCTTCATTGAGAAGGCATATGTCAATGGGGAATGGGTAGGTGCCCAGTCAGGGGAAACATTTGAAGTTCACG ATCCTGCTTCAGGAAAGCTCATTGGAACATGCCCTGAGTTCAATGCTGCCGACACCGAAAAGGCCATTCAGGCTGCCACAGAGGCTTTCCCTAAATTCCGCACAACATTGGCCCGCGAGCGTGCTCGGATGCTGCGCCGGTGGTACCAGTTGATGATTGACAATGCTGAGGACTTGGCAACATTGATCACTTGGGAGAACGGAAAGCCGCTCGCGGACGCCAAGGGTGAGGTGAACTATGCCGCCGCTTTCTTTGAATGGTTCAGTGAGGAGGCGCCTCGAATTTATGGAGACACTATCCCTTCCTCGGTGGCAGGTAACAGAGTTATGACCCTCAAGCAGCCTGTGGGTGTTTGCAGCTTGATCACCCCATGGAACTTCCCTGCAGCAATGATTACTCGGAAGGCTGGGCCAGCTTTGGCGGCAGGCTGCACTGTTGTGGTTAAGACTCCAGGAGAGACCCCATTCACTGCCAATGCATTGGCAGAATTGGCGCACCGTGCTGGTATCCCCAAGGGTGTTTTTAACATCGTAACTTCCTTGAAGAACACGCCAGAGGTGGGTGAAGCGTTAACTACCCACCCGGAAGTTCGCAAGGTTTCCTTCACTGGTTCGACCAACGTGGGCAAGCTTCTGATGAAGCAATCGTCTTCTACCGTTAAGAAGGTGTCTTGGGAGCTTGGTGGAAATGCCCCCTTCATTGTCTTTGACGATGTTGAGGACCTTGATGCTGCAGTTGCTGGAGCAGTTGCCTCCAAGTTCCGCAGCTCAGGCCAGACATGTGTCTGCGCCAACCGCATCTACGTGCAGAGAGGTATATATGACGAATTTGTGAAGCGTTTCGTTGAAAAGGTCAAAGGCTTCAAGGTCGGGGCAGGATTCGAGGAAGGTGTTACCCATGGCCCTGTCATCCATGGACGCGCCATCGAGAAGATCGATGAGCATGTCCGTGATGCCGAATCGAAGGGAGCCAAGGTCGCTGTTGGAGGCCGTAAATTGTCAGACTTGGGCCCTAACTTCTATGATATGACTGTCTTGACCGACATGAACAAAGACATGTTGGTTGCCTCTGAGGAGACCTTTGGCCCTGTGGCTGGACTGTTCCCATTCGAGACTGAAAAGGAGGTTGTCGACTTGGCGAACCGTGCAGAAGTTGGCCTGGCTGGTTACTTCTTCAGCGGCAACGTCAAGCGCATCTTCCGGGTTGCGGAAGCTTTGGAAGTGGGTATGGTTGGTGTGAACACTGGCCTCATCAGCGATGTCGCTTCTCC GTTTGGTGGTGTCAAGCAGAGCGGTTTCGGCCGTGAGGGCAGTAAGTACGGCATTGATGAATTCCTCACGATCAAGAGTGTCACATTTGGCGGCATGGGCGAGCCTTTGCAGTCCTAA
- a CDS encoding uncharacterized protein (predicted protein), whose amino-acid sequence MVSFRSLIAPSTGLFRQFLRKPLTGGFLARSFSQLTTLSLTNGLRALRAGKEQAGNVSVASTVRQLDQIRGMKTRSSVKRLCDGCKVLGALLREGRGETVALYGMWNANVGLIARSEKEQSLYHLGRRIC is encoded by the exons atggtGTCCTTCCGCTCCCTCATCGCTCCCTCGACCGGCCTCTTCCGCCAGTTTCTCCGCAAGCCTCTTACCGGTGGCTTCCTTGCGCGGTCATTCTCGCAGTTAACGACCCTCTCCCTTACCAATGGTCTTCGGGCTTTGCGCGCCGGAAAGGAGCAGGCTGGCAATGTCAGTGTCGCGTCGACGGTGAGACAGTTGGATCAGATTCGGGGAATGAAGACCCGCTCGTCGGTGAAGCGGTTGTGCGACGGTTGCAAG GTCCTTGGGGCTCTTCTCCGGGAGGGCCGGGGTGAGACTGTTGCTTTGTATGGGATGTGGAATGCTAATGTTGGATTAATAGCCCGTTCGGAGAAAGAACAGAGTCTATATCATTTG GGACGTCGCATATGCTAA
- a CDS encoding threonine dehydratase, biosynthetic (threonine/serine dehydratases) → MSAESSTNGIATPVSSKYSNLALTEYSTVPTPDSENDDGKQLGSPPNWGIPDAFLLPNGYPDYLRLILTSRVYEVINETPLHHAVNLSNRLECRVLLKREDLLPVFSFKLRGAYNKMAHLNQEQSWKGVIACSAGNHAQGVAFSARHLKIPATIVMPSGTPAIKHLNVARLGGSVILHGDDFDAAKAEAHRLEKQHGLTSIPPFDDPYVIAGQGTIGMEILRQANLQKLEAVFCAVGGGGLIAGIGVYLKRIAPHVKIIGVEAHDANAMAQSLDSGSRVLLKDVGLFADGAAVKAVGEEPYRLAREVIDEVIQVSTDETCAAIKDAFEDTRSIIEPAGALALAGLKKYVSLYPDPNPKRELVAITSGANMDFDRLRFVAERAALGERKEALLSVNIPEQPGSFAKLVEVILPHAVTAFSYRYARDESADVFMGISLSASTGQKDLAKIMEELDKGGMKAKDLSDDELAKRHVRFLVGGRCDVKDERLFMFEFPERPGALAKFLTTLRPSQNLSLFHYRNYGGDVGKVLAGIQCPPSEKDQLEAFLRDLGYPFSEHTDSSTYHTFLRS, encoded by the exons ATGTCCGCAGAATCTTCTACAAATGGCATTGCGACGCCCGTCTCATCGAAGTACAGCAACCTGGCTCTGACCGAGTACTCAACAGTGCCCACGCCTGACTCAGAAAACGATGATGGAAAGCAACTGGGATCACCGCCCAATTGGGGCATTCCTGATGCATTTTTACTACCTAATGGCTATCCAGAT TATCTCCGATTGATCTTAACATCCCGCGTTTACGAGGTCATCAATGAGACCCCCCTTCATCATGCAGTCAACCTTAGCAACCGCTTGGAATGTCGTGTACTTCTGAAACGGGAGGACTTGCTTCCTGTATTCAGTTTCAAGCTCCGCGGAGCCTACAACAAGATGGCACATCTGAATCAGGAGCAGAGTTGGAAAGGTGTTATTGCATGCTCTGCAG GTAACCATGCGCAGGGTGTTGCGTTTTCCGCGCGTCATCTGAAGATTCCAGCAACGATCGTTATGCCCTCGGGCACCCCGGCTATCAAGCACCTGAACGTCGCTCGCCTCGGCGGAAGTGTGATTCTCCACGGAGACGACTTCGATGCTGCGAAGGCAGAAGCACACCGCTTAGAGAAGCAGCACGGATTAACGAGCATTCCTCCTTTCGATGACCCTTACGTGATCGCAGGCCAAGGAACCATCGGAATGGAAATATTGCGCCAGGCAAACTtgcagaagctggaagcTGTCTTCTGTGCtgttggaggaggtggattGATTGCTGGTATCGGAGTCTACCTCAAGCGCATTGCACCCCATGTGAAGATAATCGGAGTGGAAGCTCATGATGCGAATGCTATGGCTCAGTCCTTGGATTCTGGGTCTCGTGTGCTACTCAAAGATGTGGGGCTGTTTGCCGACGGCGCTGCTGTCAAGGCTGTTGGAGAGGAACCCTACCGGCTGGCTCGTGAAGTAATTGATGAAGTCATTCAGGTTTCTACTGATGAGACGTGTGCCGCGATCAAGGATGCATTTGAGGACACCCGATCTATCATCGAGCCGGCAGGTGCCCTGGCCTTGGCAGGTCTCAAGAAATATGTCTCCTTGTATCCCGACCCCAACCCTAAGCGCGAGCTGGTTGCCATCACATCCGGTGCGAACATGGACTTCGATAGACTGCGGTTCGTGGCTGAGCGTGCTGCCCTGGGTGAACGGAAGGAGGCGCTCTTGAGTGTGAACATTCCCGAACAGCCTGGCTCTTTCGCCAAGCTAGTCGAAGTTATTCTCCCTCACGCGGTCACCGCATTCAGCTACCGTTATGCTCGGGACGAATCGGCCGATGTCTTCATGGGTATCTCCTTGTCTGCCTCTACCGGGCAAAAGGATCTGGCGAAGATCATGGAAGAACTGGACAAGGGTGGTATGAAGGCGAAGGATTTGAGCGATGACGAGCTTGCCAAGAGACACGTTCGCTTCTTGGTTGGTGGACGTTGTGACGTGAAGGATGAGCGTTTGTTTATGTTTGAGTTCCCGGAGCGTCCTGGTGCTCTGGCCAAGTTCCTCACTACCCTCCGACCCAGCCAGAACCTCTCCTTGTTCCACTACCGTAACTACGGTGGTGACGTTGGAAAGGTGCTTGCTGGCATTCAGTGCCCGCCATCTGAGAAGGACCAGCTGGAAGCCTTCTTAAGGGATCTGGGCTATCCTTTCAGCGAGCATACCGACTCGTCCACTTACCACACCTTCCTTCGTTCTTGA
- the rcf1 gene encoding respiratory supercomplex assembly factor RCF1 (predicted protein), whose protein sequence is MSSDPVPSSFEGNPQFEEETSLQKFRRRLKEEPLIPLGCAATSYALYRAYRSMKAGDSVEMNRMFRARIYAQFFTLIAVVVGGMYFKTERQQRKEFERMVEERKSQEKRDAWLRELEIRDKEDKDWRQRHAAMEAAAAEAGKKTAPHDAARSAIERSEEKSIGVLDAVKELLSRRN, encoded by the exons atgagtAGTGACCCTGTTCCATCTTCCTTTGAAGGCAACCC TCAGTTTGAGGAGGAAACTTCTTTGCAGAAGTTTCGTAGACGTCTCAAGGAGGAGCCATTGATTCCGCTCG GATGCGCAGCTACCAGTTATGCTCTCTACCGTGCCTACCGATCGATGAAGGCCGGTGACTCGGTCGAAATGAACCGGATGTTCCGCGCCCGTATCTATGCCCAGTTCTTCACTCTTATCGCCGTCGTTGTCGGAGGCATGTACTTCAAGACGGAGCGACAGCAGCGCAAGGAATTCGAGCGGATGGTGGAAGAGCGCAAGAGCCAGGAGAAGCGGGATGCCTGGCTGCGTGAGCTGGAGATCCgtgacaaggaagataaggaCTGGCGGCAACGTCATGCTGCTATGGAGGCAGCGGCCGCGGAGGCAGGAAAGAAGACTGCTCCTCATGATGCTGCTCGCTCCGCTATCGAGCGTTCCGAGGAGAAGTCCATTGGTGTGTTAGATGCAGTGAAGGAGTTGTTGTCGAGGAGGAACTAG